From a single Pseudalkalibacillus hwajinpoensis genomic region:
- the proC gene encoding pyrroline-5-carboxylate reductase translates to MNKPNILFIGAGRMAEAIFSGLKQSTTIGTITVSNQSDQSRLSHLKKTYNVETALWQEVIADHDVIILAMPPSAHPAVLSELTGRVRNQFIITVAAGIGPSVLEESLPGLPTAWIMPNTAADIGESMSLFACGRHVKPEHRDVLQTILDSIGESAELTEAQIHDLTAVTGSAPAFVYQMAETLEQTAKTYGLSSEVARKLVVQMIFGSASMLKDGREASELRDQVTTPGGATAAGLEVLEKGNYRELLYEAVLAVNKKAAEQAK, encoded by the coding sequence ATGAATAAACCGAATATCCTGTTTATTGGCGCTGGACGAATGGCGGAGGCTATTTTCTCAGGTCTTAAACAGTCAACTACAATTGGAACTATTACGGTTTCAAATCAGTCGGATCAGTCAAGACTTTCCCATTTAAAGAAAACGTATAACGTAGAAACAGCACTTTGGCAGGAAGTTATCGCAGATCATGATGTTATTATTCTTGCAATGCCTCCTTCTGCCCATCCTGCCGTACTTTCTGAACTGACAGGCAGGGTTCGCAATCAATTTATTATTACTGTTGCAGCTGGTATTGGTCCTTCCGTGCTTGAAGAATCATTACCTGGTCTCCCGACAGCCTGGATTATGCCGAATACAGCGGCTGACATTGGAGAATCAATGTCTCTTTTCGCATGCGGAAGACACGTGAAACCCGAACATCGCGATGTGCTTCAAACAATTCTGGATTCGATTGGCGAATCGGCTGAGTTAACGGAAGCACAAATCCATGATTTAACAGCTGTAACAGGGAGCGCGCCTGCCTTTGTCTACCAGATGGCTGAAACGCTCGAACAAACAGCTAAAACATACGGACTATCATCAGAGGTGGCAAGGAAGCTAGTGGTGCAAATGATCTTCGGATCAGCTTCTATGCTGAAAGATGGACGGGAGGCTAGTGAGCTGCGCGATCAAGTGACAACGCCAGGAGGCGCTACCGCCGCTGGACTTGAGGTTCTAGAGAAAGGGAATTATAGAGAACTCCTTTATGAAGCTGTGTTAGCTGTTAATAAAAAAGCAGCAGAACAGGCAAAGTAA